The Oscillatoria sp. FACHB-1406 genome includes the window GCAATATTCTGAATGCAATGACGATTCTGCGTTTAAACGGCTTGCTTAAATACGTGCCGCTGATTCCAGCGAATGGCCCGGATGCCTGTCAAATTCCCTTTATCCCAGAAGGTAACGCCCGTAGAGATGCTTCTAAACTCACGGCTTAAATCTTGAGTTACGAATTATGAATTAGTTAATAATCTACAGTCAGGTCGAGCGATCGCGGCGGCAAGGTTGAAAGGAGAGACGGTGTTGGCTCGATGGACCGTGCTGCTGTAAGCCTAAGCGATGGCGCGGCGTTCCATAGCCTTTATTCGAGGCGAGATCGTAGTCAGGATACTTTTGTTCTAAACGAATTAATAATTCATCGCGCCAAACCTTAGCAACGATGGAAGCTGCGGCGATAACTAAACTTTGGCGATCGCCGCCGATGAGCGTTTCTTGGGGGATGCAGAGATTTGGCACGGGAAAGCGGCCGTCGATTAAACACTGTTGGGGCGGCGGCTGGAGTTGAAGGATCGCGCGTTTCATTGCCAAGAGGGAGGCTTGGAAAATATTGATGCGATCGATCTCGCGCGCGGTTGCCCAACCAATCTTCACATCCAGGGCAATCGCGCAAATCATTTGACTTAACTCGACTCTTTTTTTGGGCGAGAGTTGCTTGCTATCCTTTACGCCCGCGATCGCTAAATCCGGCCAAACCGAGGGCGGTAAAATCACAGCAGCAGCAACCACCGGACCGAACCAAGCACCCCGACCGACTTCATCGACTCCCGCAACGCGATCGCCGCCTAAAGACTCGCTCATGCGTTCAACCTTCCTTCTACACCTATACAATCCCAGAAACGCGAGTTCGATTAGAGAGCCAGTCACGTAGAATCATTCTCATCGGTCAAACACGCTCTATCGTAGGATGGGCATTGCTGTTTCTGGGATTAAACCTAAAAAAAGGCAGAAAGTCAGCAATGCCCACCAGCGTAATTTTGCCCGCGATCGAGTAGTTGACCCGCTCTCTAAAAGCAAAGGAATAGGAAAGCAAGTTTTAGATAGCTCAATCGCTCTGGGAGCGAGCCTTATTCCCCATCTCGGGCCGAAGAACGGCGGCGGCGGCGGCGAATCAGGGGACTGCGAGAATCGCCTTCCTCTTTGCCTTCCTCACTGCCCTCAAACTCGGCTTCCTCGTTACTCTCGAGGTCGGACTCTACTTCGCTACTCTCGGACTCTAACTCTACCGCGCTCTCAACCTCCGGCACCGGCTCTTCCGCTTTGAGTTCAACTGTCGGCGTTTGTCCCGGTTCCCCGATCGAGATCGCGACGGATTTTGCCTCTTTAACATCGCGATCGATCCGCACGAGGGGTGAAATCCCCATTAAGGCGTAAACATCCTGCTCTAAGGTCGTCATCTCGATCGCGATCGTTTCAGTGGGCGGATTATCATTGCGCGGGTTGCGGTTGAAGGGTTTCCGTTCGGGAAAACTTTCTCGAACCTCGGGTTCGTTCTCTTCCTCTAACTCCTTGAGTTCGTTCCCAAAAGTAAACACCCGTTTACTTTTCCCATTCCCCTCCGTACCGTTAATGCGGCGGCGGCGGCGGCGGCGACCGTTTGCCCCCTGCTCCTGATAGTTCGGATGGTGCAGCAGATCCAGGTCGGAACCGCTTTCTTCGCTGGAGAACTCAAACTCGTCTTCCGGTTCGGGTTCTCGTTTGTCTGCCAACTTCAGCACCGTACTCGGCGGCGTGGGAATCTCTGCATCGAGAACCTCTTCCTCGCGTTCTCCCGGCAAGTGAACCAGATGTCCTAAACCGCCACAGGTGGGGCAGGTTTGACCGAAGAGTTCGTAAATATTTTTCCCTTGACGCTTGCGGGTGAGTTCGACTAAACCGAGTTCGGAGAGTTGAGCGATTTGCGGTCTGGCTTTGTCGGCTTTGAGCGCTTTTTTGAAGTTATCGATCAGTTCGAGTTGGTCGCGGCGCGCGTCCATGTCGATAAAGTCAATGATAATTACGCCGCCGATGTTGCGCAGGCGCAGTTGTCGGGCAATTTCTTTGGTGGCTTCGTTGTTCGTCCACAGCACCGTTTCGCGGGACGTTGCCGATCGCGTGAAGGAACCGGAGTTGACATCGATCACCGTTAGGGCTTCGGTAGGTTCGATAATGATGTAACCGCCGGAGGGAAGATCGACTCTCGGTTTTAGGGCTTCGCGAATCGCGGCGTTAACGCGGAAGTATTCGAGGATGTGTTGCCGTTCTCGGTGGTGGTCGATGAGCAGTCCTTCGGGCATCCGTCCGCCGCTCCAGTTCATCAGTTGTTGCTTGACGCGCTTGACGGCGTGGTTGGAATCGACGACGATGCGATTGACTTCGGCTGAGTAGATATCGCGCAGCACCCGTTGAATGAAGTCATCGTCTCGGTTGAGGAGACTAGGCGGTTTGGTGGTGTTGGCTTGGGTTTGAATGTATTCCCACTGTTTTTGCAGGAATTTTAGATCCTCGATAATGGCTTCTTCGTCTTTGCCTTCGGCTTCGGTACGCACGAGCAAGCCCATACCGGGGGGTTTAATGAGAATGGCGAGGGCTTCAAGGCGCGATCGCTCGTTGTCGTTGGGTATGCGCCGGGATAATTTCACGCCTCTCCCGTAGGGCATTAAAACGAGGTAGCGTCCCGGTAAGCTCACTTTTCCGGTAAGTCGCGGTCCTTTATTGCCCGTCGGTTCTTTCATGACCTGCACGACGACGGACTGTTGAGGGGCGAGTAGTTCGGTAATCGCACCGGAACTGCGGCGCAGGCGTAACGGACCGAGATCCGTGACGTGCATGAAACCGTTGCGTTCGGCATCGCCGATGTTAACGAAGGCTGCATCGATACCGGGAATCACGTTTTCTACCGTACCGAGGTAAATATCGCCGACTTGCTGGTTGCCGGTGGCGACAACTAATTCTTGAACGCGATCTTCGCTAAAAACGGCAGCAATGTGATTTTTCTCTGCAATGATAATCTGCTTTGGCATTCAATTTCCTCAAAAATTCTTGCATTCGGATAAAGCCTTGTTTGCTCCTGCTGAGGAGGCGCTCGCACCCCGGGCGCTCGACTCAACATGGAAAATTCAAAAAATTAGGCCTATCGCGGTTGATTGTTACTGCGAGGCTGGGGGCTGGCACGGCGCGCGCTCGGGCAATCGTTCCCATCAACTCGCAAAAGGGCTTGGTTTCGTTCTTTTCGGATAGGCGACCTGCTGTGTCTCGGAAACAGGAGACAACAATTCAGATCGAGTCAGGAGAGAATCCGTGAGGCTGCGCGGATTTGCTCCTGCATGGCCATTGCGGTTCGCGAATCCAATAACGCAATTGTGAGGGCGCAAATACTGCCGACCGCTCGGCCCTATTATAGCCCGACTCTATGCAAAAGGTGTAAGATCTCGTCCGCTCTGAGGGCGGGTTAAGATACACAAGGGAGCGATGCTGCGGGACTTTGGCGCAGGGACTCGATCGCGGCGATCGCTGCTTGGGCGACGCAATCGATTTCAGCTTCGGTCGTCAAGCGTCCCAAGCCAAAACGCAGCGAGGCGTAAGCGAGCGCAGCCGGATGTCCTAAAGCCGTGAGGACGTGAGAGGGAGCCGTGCCGCTCGAAGAGCAAGCCGAACCGGAAGAAACGGCTACCACCGCTTTGAGTCCCAACAGCAGCGCGGAGCCATCGACCCCTTCTACGCTGATATTGAGGTTTCCGGGCAACCTCTGCACGGCATGACCGTTTAAGTGCATTCCTTTAACATTTTGTAATTGTTTCCACAAGCGCTCCCGCAATTGGGTCAGGCGTTGGGATTCGATTTCGCGTTCTGCCAGAGCCAGTTCTACGGCTTTGCCAAACCCGACAATTTGGGGAGGACAAAGCGTTCCCGATCGCAACCCTTTTTCTTGTCCGCCGCCCCGAATTTGGGGAGCGAGCTTGACTTTCGGGTTGCGCCGACGGACGTAAAGCGCGCCGATGCCTTTCGGACCGTAAACTTTGTGAGCGGTCAGCG containing:
- a CDS encoding ribonuclease HII, with amino-acid sequence MSESLGGDRVAGVDEVGRGAWFGPVVAAAVILPPSVWPDLAIAGVKDSKQLSPKKRVELSQMICAIALDVKIGWATAREIDRINIFQASLLAMKRAILQLQPPPQQCLIDGRFPVPNLCIPQETLIGGDRQSLVIAAASIVAKVWRDELLIRLEQKYPDYDLASNKGYGTPRHRLGLQQHGPSSQHRLSFQPCRRDRST
- a CDS encoding Rne/Rng family ribonuclease gives rise to the protein MPKQIIIAEKNHIAAVFSEDRVQELVVATGNQQVGDIYLGTVENVIPGIDAAFVNIGDAERNGFMHVTDLGPLRLRRSSGAITELLAPQQSVVVQVMKEPTGNKGPRLTGKVSLPGRYLVLMPYGRGVKLSRRIPNDNERSRLEALAILIKPPGMGLLVRTEAEGKDEEAIIEDLKFLQKQWEYIQTQANTTKPPSLLNRDDDFIQRVLRDIYSAEVNRIVVDSNHAVKRVKQQLMNWSGGRMPEGLLIDHHRERQHILEYFRVNAAIREALKPRVDLPSGGYIIIEPTEALTVIDVNSGSFTRSATSRETVLWTNNEATKEIARQLRLRNIGGVIIIDFIDMDARRDQLELIDNFKKALKADKARPQIAQLSELGLVELTRKRQGKNIYELFGQTCPTCGGLGHLVHLPGEREEEVLDAEIPTPPSTVLKLADKREPEPEDEFEFSSEESGSDLDLLHHPNYQEQGANGRRRRRRRINGTEGNGKSKRVFTFGNELKELEEENEPEVRESFPERKPFNRNPRNDNPPTETIAIEMTTLEQDVYALMGISPLVRIDRDVKEAKSVAISIGEPGQTPTVELKAEEPVPEVESAVELESESSEVESDLESNEEAEFEGSEEGKEEGDSRSPLIRRRRRRSSARDGE